The following coding sequences lie in one Primulina huaijiensis isolate GDHJ02 chromosome 2, ASM1229523v2, whole genome shotgun sequence genomic window:
- the LOC140964706 gene encoding integrin-linked protein kinase 1-like gives MMDMASKLKRGLSRQFSSGSMKKSGKYSFGRQSSLDPRRNNFRFTIGRQSSMDPIRRSPLEDDPRDELRVPENLNYTMQLLSMASKGDVSAVQDLLDEGIDVNSIDLDGRTALHIASCEGHLEVVKLLLSRKANIDARDRWGSTAAADAKYYGNTEVYEFLKSRGAKLPKTKKTPMAVANPREVPEYELNPLDIQIRKSDGISNGSYQVAKWNGTKVSVKILDKDCHSVPECITAFNHELTLLEKVRHPNVVQFVGAVTQNVPMMIVLECHSNRGDLASYLRKHGRLSPSKILRFALEIARGMNYLHECKPEPIIHCELKPKNILLDSGGLVKVAGFGVIQLSTISSKKVKLLQPDVIDRSNPYMAPEIYKDEIFDRSVDVHSFGLILYEMMEGAPLFVSKSPEEAAKLICLDEMRPTFKSKSKSSPPELRELIEECWHPDCVVRPTFSEIIVRIDKIAVNCSKQGWWKDTFKLPWK, from the exons ATGATGGATATGGCTTCGAAACTGAAGCGCGGTCTATCCCGCCAATTCTCTTCAGGATCCATGAAGAAGAGTGGGAAATACAGTTTCGGGCGGCAGAGTTCTCTCGACCCGAGGCGGAACAATTTTCGGTTCACCATTGGGAGGCAGTCGTCGATGGATCCCATAAGGCGGAGCCCACTGGAAGATGATCCCCGTGATGAATTGAGAGTGCCGGAGAATCTCAATTACACTATGCAGCTTCTATCTATGGCAAGCAAAGGTGATGTGAGCGCGGTGCAGGATTTGTTGGATGAAGGGATTGATGTCAACAGCATTGATCTGGATGGGAGGACTGCCTTGCATATTGCATCATGTGAGGGTCATTTAGAGGTTGTCAAGCTTTTGCTTAGTAGGAAAGCGAATATTGATGCTCGAGACCGGTGGGGAAGCACG GCAGCTGCTGATGCCAAATATTATGGAAACACTGAAGTTTATGAGTTTTTGAAGTCTCGTGGGGCCAAATTACCA AAAACCAAAAAGACCCCAATGGCTGTTGCAAATCCTCGTGAAGTTCCGGAGTATGAGCTTAATCCATTGGATATTCAAATTCGGAAAAGTGATGGTATCTCAAAT GGATCATATCAAGTTGCAAAATGGAATGGCACAAAAGTTTCTGTGAAGATACTTGACAAAGACTGCCATTCAGTTCCTGAATGCAT AACCGCATTCAATCATGAGTTAACTTTATTAGAAAAGGTTCGTCATCCAAACGTGGTTCAGTTTGTTGGAGCTGTCACCCAGAACGTTCCTATGATGATTGTTTTGGAGTGTCATTCCAACAGA GGGGACTTGGCTAGTTACCTTAGAAAACATGGACGTCTTTCTCCATCCAAAATATTGAGATTTGCACTTGAAATAGCCAG GGGTATGAATTACCTCCATGAATGCAAGCCGGAACCAATCATCCATTGTGAGCTGAAGCCAAA AAATATTTTGCTGGATTCAGGAGGACTGGTGAAGGTTGCAGGGTTTGGCGTCATTCAGTTGTCAACTATTTCATctaaaaaagtaaaattattGCAACCTGATGTCATCGATCGTTCAA ATCCCTACATGGCACCTGAAATTTATAAAGATGAAATATTTGACCGAAGTGTGGATGTCCACTCTTTTGGTCTCATATTGTATGAG ATGATGGAAGGTGCACCACTATTTGTCTCCAAATCTCCAGAGGAGGCTGCTAAGTTAATTTGCTTAGATGAAATGAGACCGACATTCAAGTCAAAATCTAAATCTTCTCCCCCGGAGCTTAGAGA GTTGATTGAAGAATGTTGGCATCCAGATTGTGTTGTAAGGCCTACATTTTCTGAGATCATTGTACGAATAGATAAAATTGCAGTTAACTGTTCCAAACAAGGATGGTGGAAAGATACTTTCAAACTCCCCTG GAAATGA
- the LOC140964686 gene encoding UDP-glycosyltransferase 74E1-like codes for MEPSQGTPEKSHVLAIIFPLQGHINPAIQLCKRLVADQIGVTLLTTASTSKTIQREGFSSDCMAIEIVPDINVVGEDNSDIFEVFFRDYKASITHGVPQIIQKYENTGFPVKVILYDSASPWIVDVAHANGVKGAVFFTQNCTVSSIFYHLHNGSLELPSDQGSGDQILLPGLMAMKLKDLPSLAYDMNSYKAIRRHLIDQFETCGKADWRLFNTFDKLEHEVLKWMARLYPILAIGPSIPSMYIDKRLQKNYEYGLNLSAPKAESCLQWLNNKQDHSVIYVSFGSLANLDQKQMEELAWGLTDSGCDFIWVVRDPEFTKLPQGFTSSPSSKNGLVVKWCNQLEVLSHRAVGCFLTHCGWNSTLEALSLGVPMVAMPQWTDQTTNAKLVVDVWQTGVRVEIGEDGIVKKDEIVACVKEVMEGDKGNETRRNALKWKGLAKDAISKGGSSDKNIMKFVMELVNSN; via the exons ATGGAACCATCCCAAGGAACCCCTGAGAAATCTCATGTTCTTGCAATCATCTTCCCGCTTCAAGGCCACATAAATCCGGCAATTCAGCTCTGCAAACGCCTCGTCGCCGATCAAATCGGAGTCACCTTACTCACCACAGCCTCCACCAGCAAAACCATACAGAGAGAAGGGTTTAGCAGCGACTGCATGGCCATAGAAATCGTCCCCGACATTAACGTGGTCGGAGAAGATAACTCGGACATATTCGAAGTCTTTTTCCGGGACTACAAAGCTAGCATCACGCATGGAGTTCCTCAAATAATCCAGAAATATGAAAACACTGGATTCCCAGTCAAAGTCATTCTGTATGATTCCGCGAGTCCATGGATTGTGGACGTAGCTCACGCAAATGGGGTAAAAGGGGCTGTTTTTTTCACTCAGAACTGCACTGTTTCTTCCATCTTCTACCACTTGCACAATGGTAGCTTGGAGTTACCATCTGACCAAGGCAGTGGTGATCAGATACTGCTGCCGGGATTGATGGCTATGAAGTTGAAAGATTTGCCTTCTTTGGCTTATGATATGAATTCATACAAGGCTATAAGGAGGCATCTGATAGATCAATTTGAAACCTGTGGAAAGGCAGACTGGAGATTATTCAACACATTTGATAAGCTTGAACATGAG GTGCTAAAATGGATGGCTAGACTATATCCCATCCTTGCTATAGGACCAAGCATTCCATCAATGTACATAGACAAAAGACTGCAAAAGAATTACGAGTATGGACTCAACCTCTCCGCTCCAAAAGCTGAATCTTGCCTACAATGGCTCAACAACAAGCAAGACCACTCTGTCATCTACGTATCATTCGGAAGCCTCGCAAACCTAGACCAAAAACAAATGGAGGAGCTTGCATGGGGATTGACAGACAGCGGATGCGACTTTATATGGGTAGTTAGAGATCCTGAATTCACCAAGCTTCCTCAAGGTTTCACTTCTAGCCCATCATCAAAGAACGGCCTAGTCGTGAAATGGTGCAATCAACTAGAAGTCTTGTCCCACCGAGCCGTAGGGTGTTTTTTGACGCACTGTGGATGGAATTCGACGTTGGAGGCATTGAGTTTGGGGGTTCCCATGGTGGCTATGCCTCAATGGACGGATCAAACGACCAACGCTAAGTTGGTCGTGGATGTTTGGCAAACGGGAGTTCGCGTCGAGATTGGTGAAGATGGGATTGTTAAGAAAGATGAAATAGTAGCTTGTGTTAAAGAAGTTATGGAAGGAGATAAAGGGAATGAAACAAGGAGAAATGCTTTGAAATGGAAGGGTTTAGCAAAAGATGCCATTAGTAAAGGTGGAAGCTcggataaaaatattatgaagtTTGTTATGGAACTTGTGAATTCAAATTAA